The DNA region ATAAAATTTCTGCAAGCAGCAATTCCTAAAGCACAGGCAATATATGTTTTTCCATTACCAGAAGCACCTTTTATGATTATGTGGTGACTGTCTGTTATGTACCTGCAAGTTGAAAGTGCAATTATCTCACCTTTGTTGAGGTTTCGGTCAGCGTGGTATTCGATATCTTCAATGCATGCATTGGGATATCTGAATTCAGCGTGGCGGACGAGTTTATCAAGCCTGGTATTTCTTCTTTTTTCCCATTCTTTATCAACTAACATTCCCAATCTGTCTTCAAACGAAAGTCCTTCAAAATGTTCCGGATTTGCGCACTGATTCTCGAAAGCCTCAGCCATTGCAGAAAGGCGAATCTCACGCAGTTTACTGATAGTAGCCTGTTTAACCATTACTTTGCACCTCCATTGTAGTAAGCGGCGCCTCTTGTAATGCCATATGAACTGCTTTCTTTTCTGGATTTAGGCTGTTCAGTTTTTACTGTATCCTGACCATTTTTAAGAATGGTTGTAATATTTTTAAGACTTGGTTTAGGCGTATATGACAAAGCTTTTGCGCATGAGCTTTCCAGTCTGTGCGTCGAATATTTGTCTGCAAGCTTCATAAGCGAAGCACATGCTTTGTAACCTTGTTTTTCTTCTTTATGCATTGTTAAGAATGTCTTAACCACAAGAAGAGTACAGGTACCGATATTTTCGGCCCACTTAATAAAGCTTTCTGAATTGTATTCAAGAAATTTACGATGATTTTCCGGCATATGTTCAGGGATATATACAGGATCTTTTTCATATCGTCTTCGAACGTGTGAAGCTATTCTGTTTCCCTGATAGAACACTTCAACACAGTTTTCAGTTGATCTGATATCGACCTTTTTCCAGATGTACTCATATGGTACTGAATACTTGCAGTTTCCTACAGTGATCAGGTAATCCGGCTGTATCTTTGCTGATGACCATACTGCTGTTTCATATGGTTCATTTGGAAGAGGGATAAGATATTCTTTTTCTTCTTCAAGAAATGCCGATAAACGACTTCCTTTTTTCTTTTGAAAATTTCTTGAATTGAATTCAGCAAGTTTTTCTCTGATAGCATAATTAAGTTCATCAAATGAAAAAAAACTTTCTGTTTCTGAGTGCTGCCAGAATCCAGGTTTCAACGACCTTTACTGAGCCTTCTGCGCTTGGTTTGTCCTTGGGCTTAACAGGACGTGCAGGGATTACAGCTGTTCCGTAATGCTCAGCCATCTCATGATATGAGCGATTCAGTATCAATTCGCTTCTTGTATTCTTGATAACTCCGGTTTTAAGGTTATCCGGAACAAGAATTCTTGTAGAACCACCGAAGAAATTGTAGGCGTGGACGTGCGCTTCTATCCAGTTATGAGATTTCATATCCGGAAATGCTTCAACATAGCTGTACATACTACAGCTCAGAGTAGCTACAAAAACATATGCGGGTACTTCAACTCCAAGTGCTGCATCCATTACAGGAATGGTGTCGCCAACCCAGTCAACCTCAAGGACTTCTCCAGGTTTATGCTTAATACGAAGAGTTGCCTTAGTTGTGACCGCGAAAGAGCGATACTTATCGCAGAACTGTGTTCTCTGGTACGGAATGCTGTGTTCTTGTTCGCATTTTTCACAGTATTCAGCCCAAAGAAGAGTAAGTGTAACTCCAGGCTTTGCAAGTTCATTGTGAATGTGTTCAAAGTCAGGGAGCTTATACCCTTCATTATGTCCACGTTCCGGATAGAACATTCTTTCAATTTTGTGATTTGAAAGATCTTCAGGAAGCGGCCAGGACAGTTCATGCGTTTCAGCAAGCTTAATGACAGCAGCTACTGTATTTCTTGAACTTCCCACGTTAACAGCTATTGCTGCGTTACTGAAATTTTCACTTTTCAGTTTGATGATTTCACGATAATTTACCATGATTATCGTCCTCCATAAAGTATTTATTTACACATTGCAATGTGTATAAATATATTATGGGGACTGCACTGGATTTCCGTCAATACATGCTCTGAATTTTCGTCATTGGCTGCTCTATTTCATCGTCACGGGGTGCTCTAAATTTCCGTCACGAGTGCACTGGGCGACCGGAATATCCAGCACGGATATTTTGAGAACTTCTGCTGGTGATATATGCATCACTATGATTGATAAGCGATTCTATTGTTACAGAGCTCTCCGTAACAATATCAATACAGCAGTCAAAATCCTCATATTTATTTAGTTCATGCATAACTGATTTTACAGATAGTTCTTTATTTGGTAAAGCATCTGGAAAAAACAATACAAGCTGCGAATCCATATTGTGAAACATATTACAGAACTGATTAATAACATAAGCATATGACGAAACAGTTGCGTCATCATCCACTATATATACATATACCTTTCCGTCATCTATAAATTTATCGAAATATGGATTTACTTCTGAACTTTTAATTAGTTCTTCCTTAGCTTCAGGATAGAATCGTTTTATAAATTCTCTTACATCACCATCAAGGTATTCCCTGTTTTTAATCAATTGGTTACTGTCCCAATTCCACCATCTTATTATCTCTAAAGCTTTAATCGTTTCATCATCAAATCTCTTTTTAATTATTTTAGCTGGATTTCCTCCTACTATTGCGTAAGGCGGAACAGTTTTGGTTACAACTGATTTTGACGCAACAACAGCTCCGTCGTGAATTGTAACACCATTCATTATCGTTGCGCCGTTTCCTATCCAGCAATCGTTTCCGATAAGAATTTCTCCTTTACGTAACTTATTATGATTTAATTTATTTTGTGAAAATTCTCTAATCACCCCTTGATAAACAGATTCGTAATCATGATCCATATCAATCAAAAATAATAATTCCTCAGCAATAGATGAATATTTTCCAATTTGTAAATTATAAAGTTTATCATTATATTCAAAATTCAACGCTGTTTCTACCGTTGCATCTACAATATATGAATCTAAACCTATATAAAGTGCAGGAAATAAATCATCATTAACATTTGTAAAAATATAAGTTGACTCTTTTATTTCACAAGGTTCAAAATGAAATTTTATATACATAACTACCTCATTCTTATTTGACTATAAGCTCATAATTACTATTGCATCAAAATATTATTTTAGTATTATATTTAGGTTTATATTTTCTCAATTTTAACAGTAAATTTATCCGCAGTAAGTCGTGCAGCCGTTTCATTCCATTCTTTCTGAACAAATGCAACTGTTCTGTTATTTACTTCATTAATGTATTCTTCCGGTACATTTGTATGATGAACAACTCCCACAACTTCTGACTTGATATCCATACCGGCAAGCTGTTCAAGGAACTGTTCAATAGTTAGATTCAAAGAATATTTTGATGATCGAACCTGTCTGTGTCCTATAACATTCAAGAAAGTATAAATATCATAATTGTTTTTAAGATATACAAACATCTGACCGCCTTTTTTCAGAAGCGAATACACATGTCGGATAATTTTGAACGGCTCAGGATATTCGTTTATATTTTCTCCGATTATGATATAATCAAATACTTCCTGCTTAAAATGGTCTGATGCGTCTGCCGGAGAACATGTGAATACGTTATCTGTACCACAGAACGTCTGAAGATCGATGAAATATTTTCCTTCAGAAGTAATTGCACAGCATGTAGCGTCAAAAATATCATACTGACGAAGATGATTCTTTATTTCAAGTATCGGAGTACCGCACCGTATATCAATACCAAGAATATTACAATTATCTTTATCAACCGGCGGTTTAATCAGCGGAAGAATTTCTGGAATGAAATTATTTACATCATCCCATGCATCTATACCGAAGTATTTTTCACGAAAGTTCTGCCGACCTATTGCAAGATCATTATTTATTTTCTGAGCCTGTTCAATTGTACAATTTCTTTTTTCGTGATCATGGTGAATCCAAGTGTCCCCTGCCAGAATAGCTTTGTAACCAGCACGACGTACTCGAAATGTAATATCATCATCGCCAAAATTATGTATAAATCCAACATCATGAAGAGGAATACCAATAGCATAAAGACATTCCTTGGTGAATAGCGTTCCAAGAGTTACGATTCTAAGTCTTTCCTGCCATTTTTGAGGATTTGAAATATTAAAACGTTTTATTATTTTATGCATTTCATCTTCATCATTGAATTCAAAATCAATTTGCTGAAAATTACTTACATTTGAACTAACCGGATTTATCATTCCTATCTTATTATCAGATTTTGCAATGGTTATCATATTTGATAACCAATTTTCAGTAAACACCAAATCACCTGCAACTATTACAACATACTTTGAAAGCATTTGAGCGCTAAAAATGTCCCATGGTAAAGTGGAGCCTCTATTTTCATTAATACGAATAATATGTTTTTTTTTCGTATTCTACATTTTTAAAATACTCTAACGTTCCATCAGTTGAACCATTATCAATCAACCACAAATCGCAATCAATTCCAGATATTGTTTTCAATATACTTTCAACACATTTTTTTGTTTTGTTTAATCCGTTATAGGTTTGAACAAGAATGGTAACTTCGCTTTCGTAGTCTTTAAGATTATAATTAGCGATTTGTTCTCTAACCTGATAAATTGAACCATCGATTTCGTTACCTATTGCTTTACTAGTATTTACTTCGATTAATTCATACATTTGAATTCTCCTCAATTTTTCTCAACAAATCTTCTCTAAACAAATCAATATTATCTGGTTGTCCTTGCTTTAACTGACCACAGTTACTGCACACTTTAATGTTTTTCCTTTGTCCCATAAGAAACTCTTTTCTATACTTTTGTATAATTTCATTGTTCCATAACTCTTTCAAAGAATGATCTTTTACATTTCCAATCAGCATATTGCGTTGCCAATCTAAAAAGCAAAGACTAGCGGTTCCATTTGAATTAATAGCAAAAGAATAGAATACATACGGACAAACCAAAACTTCGCTTATTGCCTGACCATAAATTCCTCTTTGTGAATTAACGCTAACTTTTGTTTGTTCGAATTCTGGCCAACAATCCATTATGCTTTCTATAAAGATTCCATCAGCAATATTTCCAAATATCTCTATAAACTTTGCTTTTTCTTCTTCTGAAAGTATATCTCCATTTATTTTAACGATCATTTCAAGATTTTTTTTATTTTCATAAAGATACCTAATATTTTCAACGATTTTATCAAATTCCACATTACATCCTGAAAACTCTTTATATTTTTCGTTTGTCACGCCTTCAATAGAAATATTTATTCTATCTAATCCTGCTTCGATTATACCATCGGATATATTCTTTGTAAGTAGTGACGCATTTGTAGTTGTATCTACTCTCAAACATTTTTTTGAATCTTTTGCGTATTTAACCATATCTACAAATCTAGGATTCAGCAAAGGTTCACCATCTTTATATAATCTTATTACTTTAACGGCTGATTCAAATTCATCAAGATCATTTATTATTTTTTTATAAAGTTCCCATTCCATCACTCCAAAATTTCTTCCTGGAGTGTTCCTCATTAATTCTCTATTTCCAGTCGGACAGAATTTACATTGAAAATTGCATTTATCGCAAGGATCTATAAAAATAATAAATGGTGTTTCCAAAGGAATAACTGTTTCGAGTTTTGTTCTGTTTTTTAAATCAATTCTAGGTTTCCATTCCGCATTCATCTTTATCGCTCTCCAAAATAGTTTTGATTTAGAATTCTATTTTTTATTTCACATCTATCTGCATCTATATTATCATAACAACCATACTTTATTACTTCACATGATTTGCATAGTTCATTTTTCTCTCTGATTCCATCAAGATGTGACAACTGTATTTCTTTTAGTTGTTCACCTAACCAAATATTTTTTAATGAATTCGTATTTACATCACCAATAATTTGATTATGTTTCCAATCGCCCACACAAGTATCACAAGTTCCATCTGAGTTTATAACCATAACATAAAAAATATATGGACATACTGTCCTGTTTTCCAATGGCTGGCCATAGTTTCCTATATCTTCGTAATTATAACCGCTTAATTTGATATCAAAATCTGGCCAAGCTGGTGACAGACGTTCTAAAAATATTCTATCAGCCCACTCTCCAAATAAATCCATGAAATATTTTTGTTCTTCCTCTGTTAATACATCTTTAATACTTTTTACATATACAATGCAATTTTCACTGTTTTTGCACAAATCTGTTATATTATCGCAATATTTTTTGAAATCAATTTTTCTGCAAGTATTTTTATAGATTTGTTCCTCTGAAACACCATTAACAGAAATATTAATCTGATCTATTCCTGCATCAATAAGTTTTCTATTTAACTCTTTGTTCAGGAGAATTCCATTAGTAGTTGTTTCAATTTTTTTATACGCACCTGACCTTTTAGCGATTCGCACCATATCAACGAATTTAGGATTAACAAGAGGTTCACCTTCTTTATATAACCTAAGCACATTTATTGGGGTAGCAAATTCCAATGAATCCGATACAATTTTTTCAAAAAGGCTATACTCCATAACCCCATTGTTTCTACCATATTCAGCCATAAGATTATCATAACCACTTGGACACCATTTACATCTAAGATTACACAAACTTGATGGATCTACAAGCAAAACATATGGTTTCTTTAAAGGAAGCACCTCCGATAAATTATTTCGATTATTATTGTTTAAACGTGTTTGAATATTCAAATTATCACCTCTTTTTTTAGTTTTACAATCCGTATTCGCAATAAAGCTTATCTAACATATCACTGTATCTAGATACAATTCGCTTTCTGACCGGATTTCCATCAAGCCAATCCAAAGTCATTTTTATACCATCTTCAAAATGAATTGTCGTACTTTTAGTTTTCATTAATGTTTTTATTTTTGCATTCGCCCTTATACTATGCCACATTCTGTCATACATCATATCTAAAGGCTGAAAATCTGTTAATTTTAATGCACGATCATAAGGAACATGAAAAACATTACCTTTACTTAAACCAAGTGAAGATAACAATATTTCAGATACATCATTCCATGTAAGTATCTCATCTGTTGAAATATCAAACACCTCACCTATAGCTTCAGTACAACCAATTAGACAAACGAACATTTCAGCAAATTCTTTAGAATGAGTATAATTCCAAAGATAGCTTCCTTCTCCGGCAATCAATAATGGCTTCCCTTTTAGAATTTTATCAATTGCTGTCCAACAATTATGGCCAATCGAAACCGGAATAATTGTATCATATGTATATCCAGGTCTAACAATTGTAACTGGGAACTTATTCTCATAAAATTCATTCATAAACACTTGTTCTGCAAATAATTTTCCACTTATATATTCTGAAGAATTGTATGGATCTTTTTTTTCTGAAAGCTCATTAAAAGGTATGTTTTGGATATTTCTTTTATATACCACATCAGAACTAATAACGATATACTGTTTTGTTTTACCTTCAAAAAGCTTAATAGCTGTTTGAGCCTGCTCTGCGTTATAACAAATAAAATCGCAAACAACATCAAAGCTACAGTCTTCCAATACCTTTTGAGCTTCCTGATAATTACGTATATCACACTTTATTATCTTAGCTTCAGGATGAACTTCACGTCTGGTTGCATATGTAACACCTCTGTGAAGCTCGTACACCTCATGTCCAAGTTCTATAGCTTTCTTTGTACAATGCCAGCTAATATTTCCGTTTCCACCAATAAACAATATTTTCATTTGAAAACCTCATTAAGCACTTCAAATATCTTAAATGTCATTAATCCTCTGTCACGTTCCGAACAAATGACATTATCCAAATCATCAATTCTCCAGTCTATTCCTACATCTGGATCATCAAATCTTATTCCTGTATCGCTTTCTTTATCATATCGGCCATCACACTGATACAAAACAGTTGAACCATCTTCAAGAGATAGAAATCCATGAGCAAATCCTCGTGGAACATACAGTGATAAATGATTACGGTAACTTAATTCTACTCCAGCCCATTTTCCGTAATTACTGCTTTCTTTTCTCAGATCAACAATAACGTCATAAACACTGCCATTTATAACACTGACAAGTTTAGCCTGAGGGTTGTTAAGCTGAAAATGCATTCCTCTTATCACATTTTTCGCTGATAATGAAACAAAAGTTTCATTCACATTAAAATCAATACCAATCGACTGATAAATATCTTTCTCAAAGTTCTTAAAAAAACTGCCTCGGTTATCTTCAGAACAGAATCCGCTTATAACAACTGCATCACCAAGTAATTTTTCTTGTATTTCAAACACTTGTTTCACATCTCCTTTCTGATCCATTCAGCCGTTCTTTTTATGCCTTCACTGAATGTTATCTGATTTCTGAAACCGGTATCTCTTAAAACAGCTTCTTTGTCAAATTGTTCATAATCAATTGAAACACCGTTAAAAGGTATTTCACCGATTCCGATAATTGCATCATATGCAACAATATCTTTTAATTTTATCAGAAACTCTTTCAGTTTTCGAGGTCTTTCACTTCCGATATAATATGTCCGGCCTGTTGTTCCTTTTTCACCTATCGCAGCAAAGGCTTTTACTGCATCATCAATGTAAATGAAATCATACATCTGTTCCCCAGGTGAGAATGCACAGTGTTCATTTTTCAGAAGCTTTCGTATAGTAGTGTTGACAAGCCTCGGACTGTTTTCGCCTGGACCATAAACATTAGAAATTATTCCTCTTATGTACTCTGTTTTATTTGACACCGCTAAAGCTTTCATCATGTAGTCAGAAGTCATCTTAGCAGCAGAGTAAACTGACGAAACCGGCGGATCAGTTTCTGTTTCCATTAATGCAGATATCTCATACTCCATTATGCTTGATGCATACACTATACGTCTGCATTCAAGAAGCTTACACTGTTCCGTAAGAATACATGAAGCTTTTATATTATCAATCTGCAAACTGTAATCTCCACGTGCAGACCCTGAAGTTCCTGCCCATGCAAAATGATACAGCACATCAAAACCGCGATCCGTAATAATCTCGTTAAGCTGATGATAATTATTCAAATCGCAGCAGATTATCTTATCCGCATCAACACAAACATTTTTATTTCTGACAATTGCTGTTACATCATGACCTTTGGATTTAAGTTCAGAACACAATACTTTGCCAAGGAATCCGGATGCTCCTGTTACGATCACTTTCATTTGCCATCCTCCGAACCAATGAATTTTTTCGGATGCAGTAATCTGCACAGCTTTTCAAATTTATCATTTCTGAAATAATCAATGTAATGCATCGGGGAACTCTTACTGAAACTATAATAGATTTCAGGTAAATGTACATCTGCTTCGGCAAATAATCGTAATATTTTCTCTTTGTCCTCACCAGTGAAATACAGGAAATTTCCAAAAATATCCGAACCGATTAATTTTTCAAAATCATGTCCACGTTTATCTGAAGATAATGAATTTTCAACTGCAGTTATAAATGAATCTGCATTCACATCTGCGTCATACTTATCAATAACGGATCTGCGTGCTGACATTCCGAGCGTTTTCCGCTTATCAGCATCATTGCAAAGAATAATGCACTTTTCTATAAAATCATTCACATCAGATGCAACAAATCCCGTCATATCATTTTCCACTATCTCTCGTTCAGGCGGATTATCAAGAACTATTACAGGAAGTCCTGCGGCCATTGCTTCAAGCAAAGCGTTTTCTGTTGTTGCATAATTATTTTCTGAAAGCGGATAACAGAAAGTATCAAATGACAGAAGATACTTTTCAGGATTATTTATATATCCGGTAAATTCAATACATCCCTTTAAATCAGGATATTCCGAAAAGAAATTATTTATGAAATCTTCTGAATATTTCCCGCATAAAACGAATTGCACTTTCGGAACTCTTCGTTTTATTTCAGAACAAATTCGAGGAAAATGTGAATTCAGTTTTGCAAAATCCAAAGTGCCTATATAGCCTATACGAATTTCTTTTCTTGTTTCATAGTCTGTTTTGAAAGAATAATTAAGAGGCCTGAAATCACCTGTTCCGTATACAAAAGCACTTTTCTTTAAAATCAGGTTTTTATCTGAATCTGAAAAGCAACTGTTTTTAGCTGAACACGGTGAGGTGAACAAAAGTCCTTCAAACTGCAAAAGAAATTCCGGAGTCAGAACAGGATACTGCAGTCCGTTTATATGAGACCACAAAACAAGTCTTGTTTTGGCTTTTCCAAGTTTCCTTATCAAATCCACAGTCAAAGGATGTGCCCACCAGTTAAATATGACCGCGTCAGCATCTTCTGCAAGTTTGATTATTTCTTCGCAAGAAGGTTCAGTAATTAAATCTGCACCACATGTCTGGCATACCTGACTATATTTTTCTTCAACTGGCTTTTCCAAAAGGACAATAGTATTTTTGCATTTATCTGAAGTGTTTTTAATTATTCCGCTTATAGCCTTTCCGGCGCCACCACCCATATGAGCAGTTATATACAGAAGATCAATCATATCAGTTTCCCTATAATATTCTTTAACTCATCAGACATTCTTACAAGCATCTCTTCAGTCATTCCCGGATAAACACCTACCCAAAATGTTCTGTTCATTATGATATCCGTATTAATCAAATCACCGACAACTCTATAGCCCTCACCAGATTCTCTCATACTGTTAAAACACGGATGCTTGATTATATTTCCTGAAAACAGAAGTCTTGTCTGTATATTATGATCTTCAAGATACTGAAGAACTTTTTTTCTTTCAATATTTTCAGGTAATGTCATAGCAAATCCAAACCAGCTTGGATCAGAATTAACCTCCGCTTCCGGAAGAATGATCTTGTCTTTAAGGCAGTTCAGGCTCTCTCTCAGAAACTTAAAATTCTTCTTTCGTGCTTCAGTAAATCTGTCAAGCTTTTCAAGCTGTGCCACTCCCACTGCCGCCTGCATATCGGTAACTTTCAAATTATAACCTAAATGAGAATAAACATATTTATGATCGTATCCCTGTGGCAGGTCTCCAAACTGACCATCATATCTGTGACCACAGAAATTATCTGTTCCGGAAGGACAGATACATTCACGTCCCCAGTCACGCATTGAATGGATTATCTTTGCAAGAAGCGGATCATTTGTATAGACCGCACCACCTTCACCCATAGTAATGTGATGAGGAGGGTAGAAACTTGACGTTCCTATATCACCAACTGTACCTGTAAAATATTTTTTACCATCCAGTGTATATTTTGATCCAAGCGCATCACAGTTGTCTTCAACAAGCCAAAGATTATGCTTTTCACAAAAATCTTTAACTGCTTTCAGATTGAACGGATTTCCAAGTGTATGTGCTATCATGACTGCTTTTGTTTTATCAGATAATGCATTTTCGAGCTGCGTGCAGTCAATATTGTAAGAAGGAATGGTGACATCCACAAACACCGGTACAGCACCATACTGTATGATCGGTGCAACAGTTGTCGGAAATCCGGCTGCAACTGTAATTACTTCATCACCACGTCTGATTTTTCTCTCTCCGAGAAGATCAGAAGTAAGTGTCATAAACGCAAGCAGATTTGCCGATGAACCGGAATTTACAAGAAAGCATTTCTTCACTCCGAGTTTATCAGCAAATCTCTTTTCAAATTTCTCCGAATACTTTCCGGTTGTAAGCCAGAAATCCAGAGCGCTGTCAACAAGATTCACCATCTCATCGGAATCGTAAACACGTCCGGAGTAATTTATTCTGTCGCCAGCTTTATATTCTTTTTTGTGATATGTGTTACAGTAATCCTTAACCATATCAAGGATCTGTTTTCTCATTATTTCTTCACTCATTAGTCCAGATACTCCTTTATCTGATCAATAGTTTTCTCATTCATATTTTCCTTGTTATAAAACGCTTGGTACCATTCAACAGTTTTGCTCACTGACTGTTCAATATCCCACTTAGGGTTCCAGCTGAATGTCTGCAATATTTTTGAACAGTCAAGTTTAAGAAAATTCGCTTCATGCGGAGCGTTTTCTTCTGACACATTCTTCCATGAAGCATTCCCCCATGATTTGCAGAACAAATCTGTAATCTCACCGGTAGTAATACAGCTTTTCATTTCCGGTCCGATATTGTAGCAACCGGAATATTCTTTATTACTGTACTGCTTTTCAGCGATCATCATATATGCAAAAAGCGGTTCAAGAACATGCTGATACGGTCTTATGGAATAAGGATTCCTTACTGTTATTTCTTTTCCCTGCGAAGCTGCTCTTGCGCAGTCAGGAATGATTCTGTTAGGTGCAAAATCTCC from Ruminococcus sp. HUN007 includes:
- the rfbH gene encoding lipopolysaccharide biosynthesis protein RfbH — translated: MSEEIMRKQILDMVKDYCNTYHKKEYKAGDRINYSGRVYDSDEMVNLVDSALDFWLTTGKYSEKFEKRFADKLGVKKCFLVNSGSSANLLAFMTLTSDLLGERKIRRGDEVITVAAGFPTTVAPIIQYGAVPVFVDVTIPSYNIDCTQLENALSDKTKAVMIAHTLGNPFNLKAVKDFCEKHNLWLVEDNCDALGSKYTLDGKKYFTGTVGDIGTSSFYPPHHITMGEGGAVYTNDPLLAKIIHSMRDWGRECICPSGTDNFCGHRYDGQFGDLPQGYDHKYVYSHLGYNLKVTDMQAAVGVAQLEKLDRFTEARKKNFKFLRESLNCLKDKIILPEAEVNSDPSWFGFAMTLPENIERKKVLQYLEDHNIQTRLLFSGNIIKHPCFNSMRESGEGYRVVGDLINTDIIMNRTFWVGVYPGMTEEMLVRMSDELKNIIGKLI